From the genome of Fibrobacter sp., one region includes:
- a CDS encoding amino acid ABC transporter ATP-binding protein, which produces MNAVLKVEHLKKSFGENHVLKDISFDLEEGEVLSIIGPSGSGKSTLLRCITQLETMDAGTVCVNGKDMIVGVDKKGMAKYAPASVLREIRLSTGLVFQNFNLFPHLTVLQNLTIAPIRVLGMDREEARKRGRELLEQMGLASKEKAYPCELSGGQQQRVSIARALAMKPKILFFDEPTSALDPELTGEVLKIIKGLADQKMTMVIVTHEMAFARDVANKVIFMDQGVIVEQGSPDFVFNQSGNERLSAFLSRFAQG; this is translated from the coding sequence ATGAACGCAGTTTTGAAAGTTGAACATTTGAAGAAATCCTTCGGTGAAAATCACGTTCTTAAGGATATTTCCTTCGACCTGGAAGAAGGCGAAGTCCTGTCCATTATCGGCCCCTCCGGCTCCGGCAAGTCTACGCTTCTGCGCTGCATTACCCAGCTGGAAACCATGGACGCAGGCACAGTTTGCGTCAACGGCAAGGACATGATTGTAGGCGTCGACAAGAAGGGCATGGCCAAGTACGCCCCCGCAAGCGTGCTCCGCGAAATCCGTCTTTCCACAGGCCTTGTTTTCCAGAACTTCAACCTCTTCCCCCATTTGACGGTGTTGCAGAACCTGACCATCGCCCCCATCCGAGTGCTGGGAATGGACCGTGAAGAAGCCCGTAAACGTGGCCGCGAACTTTTGGAACAGATGGGCCTTGCCTCCAAGGAAAAGGCATACCCCTGCGAACTTTCAGGCGGCCAGCAGCAGCGCGTATCCATCGCCCGCGCCCTCGCCATGAAGCCCAAGATCCTCTTCTTCGACGAGCCTACCAGCGCCTTGGACCCGGAACTTACCGGGGAAGTGCTGAAGATTATCAAGGGCCTCGCCGACCAGAAAATGACCATGGTAATCGTGACCCACGAAATGGCATTCGCCCGCGACGTCGCAAACAAAGTAATCTTCATGGACCAAGGTGTCATCGTGGAACAGGGCTCCCCCGATTTCGTTTTCAACCAGTCCGGAAACGAACGTTTGAGCGCCTTCTTGAGCCGTTTCGCCCAGGGCTAA
- a CDS encoding amino acid ABC transporter substrate-binding protein, whose translation MKKFFASIAAIACCAMFMGCNDQKSDSKADESLNKVKAAGEFVLGLDDSFPPMGFRDKDNNIVGFDIDLANEVCNRLGVKLKTQPISWDAKEQELNTGKIDCIWNGLSVDPERAAAMNLSDAYLKNRMIFTVKDKSLANLAALVGKKIAVQNGSTAQKLLDASDAGKAAKEIVPFDDNQTALMDLEKGGVDAVFLDEIVAKYWIVQNSKDYVVLEEGLSDEEYAIGFRKKDQALRDAVTETIKAMQADGKFAEISSKWFGK comes from the coding sequence ATGAAGAAGTTTTTCGCAAGTATCGCAGCCATCGCCTGCTGCGCCATGTTCATGGGTTGCAACGATCAGAAGAGTGATTCCAAGGCCGACGAATCCCTGAACAAGGTGAAGGCCGCCGGCGAATTCGTGCTGGGCCTGGACGACTCCTTCCCTCCCATGGGTTTCCGCGACAAGGACAACAATATCGTCGGTTTCGACATCGACTTGGCTAACGAAGTTTGCAATCGCTTGGGCGTTAAGCTCAAGACCCAGCCCATTTCCTGGGATGCCAAGGAACAGGAACTGAACACCGGCAAGATTGACTGCATCTGGAACGGCCTCTCCGTGGACCCGGAACGTGCTGCCGCCATGAACCTGAGCGACGCCTACCTGAAGAACCGCATGATCTTCACCGTGAAGGACAAGTCCCTTGCTAACCTCGCCGCACTCGTAGGAAAGAAGATCGCCGTACAGAATGGTTCCACCGCCCAAAAGCTCCTGGACGCTTCCGACGCAGGCAAGGCAGCCAAGGAAATCGTACCTTTCGATGATAACCAGACTGCCCTGATGGACCTGGAAAAGGGTGGCGTTGACGCCGTGTTCCTGGATGAAATCGTTGCAAAGTACTGGATTGTCCAGAACTCCAAGGACTACGTGGTTCTTGAAGAAGGCCTCAGCGACGAAGAATACGCCATCGGTTTCCGCAAGAAGGACCAGGCTCTCCGCGACGCCGTGACCGAAACCATCAAGGCCATGCAGGCCGACGGCAAGTTCGCTGAAATCTCCTCCAAGTGGTTCGGCAAATAA
- a CDS encoding amino acid ABC transporter permease, with protein MSDLTTLLPILWGGFCTTMAIFGLTLLFSIPLGLLVAVLKMSKFRIIRYPVSFYISVMRGTPLLLQIVAIYFGSYYLSEYSGIGFSFDRFPAVVAAFSINYAAYFAEIFRGGIQAIPRGQYEAANMLGLTKGQTFFRIILPQVIKQVVPASANEVITLVKDTSLAQVIAVTELFSLAKKQQAAYASIYPLFVAGVFYYLANLLLSCLFAYVEKKLNYYK; from the coding sequence ATGTCTGATTTAACTACTCTTCTTCCGATTCTCTGGGGTGGCTTTTGCACCACAATGGCCATCTTCGGGTTGACCCTGCTTTTCTCCATCCCCCTGGGCCTGCTGGTGGCAGTCCTGAAGATGAGCAAGTTCCGCATTATCCGCTATCCGGTGAGTTTCTACATCTCCGTGATGCGCGGGACTCCCCTGCTGCTCCAGATTGTAGCCATCTACTTCGGTAGCTACTACCTGAGCGAGTATTCCGGCATTGGTTTTTCCTTCGACCGTTTCCCGGCGGTGGTGGCAGCGTTCAGCATCAACTACGCCGCCTACTTCGCAGAAATTTTCCGCGGCGGCATCCAGGCCATTCCCAGGGGGCAGTACGAGGCTGCAAACATGCTGGGCTTGACTAAAGGCCAGACATTCTTCCGCATCATTTTACCCCAGGTGATCAAGCAGGTGGTTCCTGCCAGCGCAAACGAAGTCATTACCCTGGTGAAGGACACTTCCCTTGCCCAGGTAATCGCCGTAACGGAACTGTTCTCCCTGGCCAAAAAGCAGCAGGCCGCCTACGCCAGCATTTATCCGCTGTTCGTGGCAGGTGTATTCTACTACCTCGCAAACCTTCTGCTCAGCTGCCTTTTCGCCTACGTGGAAAAGAAGCTGAACTATTATAAGTGA
- the ruvX gene encoding Holliday junction resolvase RuvX, with the protein MNYLALDYGEHRVGVAFADSELKFAFARETIDQKITNLWVRLDELVKVNKVDAFVVGMPYHPDGRANGKNVVVEKFILDLKERFPGLPVYTQDESYSSVQAQACTSHFSKKKKQKNKAVIDQLAAQIILQRWLDEQG; encoded by the coding sequence ATGAATTATCTTGCTCTTGACTATGGCGAACACCGCGTCGGTGTCGCCTTTGCCGATTCTGAACTGAAATTCGCCTTTGCACGCGAGACCATCGACCAGAAAATCACGAACCTCTGGGTGCGTCTTGATGAACTTGTGAAGGTGAACAAGGTGGACGCCTTCGTGGTAGGAATGCCCTATCATCCCGATGGCCGCGCCAACGGCAAGAACGTGGTGGTGGAGAAGTTTATTTTGGATCTCAAGGAACGTTTCCCGGGCCTTCCCGTTTACACCCAGGACGAATCCTATTCAAGTGTGCAGGCACAGGCCTGTACATCCCATTTCAGCAAGAAGAAAAAGCAGAAGAACAAGGCTGTGATCGATCAGCTGGCTGCCCAGATTATCTTGCAAAGATGGCTGGATGAACAGGGATAA